In the Leisingera caerulea DSM 24564 genome, CCCCCTCCGGAATACCTTATATTTTTTCGCATTTCAATTGCGGCGCACCACCCCGTCTGGTATCTTTTTCGCATATCGCGCCGCTCGCCGGCCAGAACACCTTTACTCGGAGCAATCGATGATCAGACTGATCGAACGCGGCCTCATGTTCGGCAACCTGGTCCGGGTTGAAAGCCCGGTGCAAGTTGCCCGTTACAACCGCGCCCTCAAACAGCTGACCGGCTTGCAGACCGCGCTCACGGATTTTCATATCGACATTTCAGGCTACAGCCCGGAAATCGGTGACGAACTCAACGACCGCCGGTACCTGAATCACAATGGCTGCAACCGCCAGTTCATCCTGTTGACCGTCGAGCAGAAGTCGGCGCCCTTGCTGAATGCGCATTTCTCGACCAACAGGGAAATCCTGAAGCGCTTCATCGAGGCAAACGAAGCAGCTCTGGCCAGCCTGACCGCCAGGGATGCCTTTGCCGGCGAAATGGAGAACTCGGTCTTCTCGATCGATACAACGGAACACCTCCTGAACCACCGGCAGGTGGTTGTGTGCGGTGATACGACCTCAAACCACATTGCGGCGGCCGATCAGCTCAAAGGAAAAATCGCCCGGTTTGAAACCGAGCGGGATGCCTGGCGCGATGATGTGCTGATCGCTGAGATCGTCGAGCTGGCCCGGCAGACAGGAGACATCACCCGGCATCCGCTATCCTTGAAGGAATGCGAGTTTGAGACGCCGGACTATTGGACATCCCACCTGGGCGGCGCATATGTGTTTGCGAGCCTGGCGGAGCCTGTGATCATCGCTTGCGACCCGGCCCGCCTGAACTGCGACCGCAGCGCGGAGGTGATCCCCTTGGAGCACCGCAACCGGCTGGCGTCTTTCCTGGAGCAGAACGGTCTCGTCGAGAACCTGTTCGCGGCGCCGCGCGAGAAAGCGATCCGGATCCTGCGCCAGAAGATGGATTTCATCCTGATCGGCATGGCGGCCGAGACCGGCCAATTCACCGGCGGCGTCTCCCGTCGCGAGATCAACGCGCTCCCGCGCATCCTGGGGGATGCCCTGCCCTGCTCGTACCGGGCGCTGCAGGACGTCATGCACTGGGCCGAACACGGCGGCAGCTGGCCTTTCATCGAGAGCACCCACCCCGCCTATTTCTACATGCTGCGCGCAGCTCCCGGCCCGAACCGGGATCTCGTCAACATGCTTCTCTCCGAACTCTGCCCGAGGGATGTCCAGAAGATGTACATCTTCCACAAGGAGATGTTCTACGGGGCGTACCGCGGATGGACTGATGCGAAAAAGGAGTTTGTCTCTGACTTTCTGGCGCGGTCCTACGCCATGAACAAGTCCGGGGTCCGAGAAGAGCTCTTCGGCCCCGGGAACCAAGAAGCCATCAGCAGCGAGGCCGCACAATGATTGCCCTGCTTATTGCCCTGGTAGTCGCCTACGGGGTTCGCACGCTCATGCACTATGATCTCGAGGAGCGGATCTATCTTGGCTGGCAGTTCCAGGAAGAACTGGGCTCTCCTGCCAAACTGAGCTTCGAGGAATTTACCGACCATCACACCAGGGCGGCGCGCCCGCAGATCTGGTTCATCTCTGGCCTTGCCGGCCTCTTTACGGCGGGCATCGTTCAATACCTGGCGGAACGGCTGATCTGATCCGCCGCGCTGTTTGAGAGGGAGATCCCTGTGAAATTAATGAAGCCGCCCCGCGCATGGAGGCCAGTATGATCATCAGCCTGATCCGCCTGATCATCTTTGCCACAATCGGGATGTCCATCGCTTATCTGATGGCGCGCTACTACATCAGCTCCGCTCTGCGTGAGGAGCTCGAGAGGGAGTGGCAAGAGCTGCCGATCGCTGTCCGCGGCCCATCCTGCGACCTGTGGGTCGGCATGCGCATGGCTCGCAGCGCGAACTCCATCCGGCTCCGCGCCTTCCTGATCGCTTTCGCGGTTCCGACACTGTCGGGGCTTGCCATCATTCTGACAATCAACTTCCTCTGAAAGGATATTCTGTGAAAAAGATTCTGAAATGGGGTGCGCGCCTTGTCTTTGCAGCCGCCGCCGGCGTCTTCCTCCACTACACGCTCCCGCAGCATGACATCGTTCAGGTTGTGGGGACTGAGAACCGCCGGATCGACTTCGGCGAAAACTCCATGTTCTGGGCTTCGCCGGACTCCGGCACGGAGAAGCGCTCCAACCGGGATGTGTTCTTCATCCAGACCAAGATGGCCAACGGGGCAACCATGGTCTACCGCAACGAAGACACCGGATGGGACTGGCCGCCCTACTTCAAATTCGACAGCCAGAACCTTCAGGCGGAAGCCGCGGGCGCGGTCTCGCCCAACAGCGACCCGCAATACTATGCGATCACCCATTACGGCTGGCGGATCAAATGGTTTTCCATCTTCCCCAACGCTGTAGCCCTGAAGCCCGTTGCCGGTCCGGATGCCTATGTCGTGCCATGGGTGAGCGCCGCGATCCTGACCATGCTGGCCGCCGCCTCCCTGGGCGTGCTGGCCGTCGCGCGCCGCTTCAAGCGCCGCTTTATTCAGCCCAAACTGGATGAGGCGCGCGAGCTTGCCGGGGACGGCATCGAGGGTTTGAGCGCCGCCGGCGATGCAGTGGCCGGACAGGCCCGCAAGAGCCTGTTCTCCTTCTCGCGCTGGCTCGACACCTTCAAAGGCAAGCCGCGCCACTGATCCGAAGGCACAGACCAATCGGAAAGCCGGGCCCTTGCGGCCCGGCTTTTACTTTGCGCAGGCGCGCACGACCGCATCCAGCTCGGCAGTTGCACCGCTGATCAGTTCGGTCGGATCACGGCCGTCCCATGATTGCTGATTTTCGGCGGCCAGCTTTTCAGACAGGGCTGCAAGCCGGCTGCCGGCCTCCTCCTGGCATGGGGCCTCTTCCGCGGACGCCTCTACAGCGTCGACAATCACTTCCACAATCGAGCCCACGGATTCCAATATGGTCTCGCTTACGTCTGAACAGGGAACTTCCCCGACAAAGTTACCGAAGACCACGCGGGCTGAAAAATCCCTGCCCTTCCGCGAGAACCGGATGAAGTCCGCCCCCGACATCAGCGTCAGGTCGCTATTCGCGATCGCCGCTGAGTATTCGGAATGCGGAGGCAGGGCCCAAACCTCACCCTCCTCGCTGAACTGGAAGCCGTAAACAATGATGCGCTCTTCAAACGCGCAGGCCATGTACGACCTCAGTTTCAATGAGTCGATATCCGGTTTCGGCGCCTCGGCGCCAGCAGGCATGCCAGCGAAAGATGCCGCAAGGGCAAGCCAGGACAAGGCTTTCAGGCGTTCATGAAATGGCATGCAGACCTCCTGAGGCGCCGGGAATACTGGGCTCCAGATGACCCGCGCCGCGCTGCCCTGTCAACTTACGGTGGCGCCAGGCCCAAAAAAGAACCGCCCCGCACATTCAGTGCGGGGCGGTTCTTCTGCATCTCGGGTCCATGCTCAGCGGATTGCAAACCCGTCACCGGCGGGATCCAGGCCGATGCGGATCCCATCCCCGGTGCGCTTTTTCCAGATTTCGGAGACGACCAGGTTCCGGATCCGCCCCTGGACCGCTGCACGGATCGCTTTGGCAGCCCCCTGAGCAGCCAGGACGTCCATGGCAGCCTTGTCCATGACCACAGCGAAGCCCATCTCCCGGAAGGTCGCGGCCAGCTGTGCGAACTCAGCGCTTGCCAGCGCGTGACCCAGCCCTTGCGAAGGCTGAGCAAGGCGGATGACGCGGCGCGCAGCTGCAAGCAGTCCGGCATCCAGCAGGCTCCGCAGATCCTCATTCTCCTCGCGTTCACGGGCAAACCCCAGAGCCTGACGGCTGCCGGCCGGATCACAGATACAGGACATGAAGATCCAGGCCCCGCGCAGCGAGACCAGCCGCCCGTCAGCCGCCCGGAACATGCCGGTCTTGAGGACTTCAGAGACCAGCTCCTGGACGGCCTGATCTGAGCGTTCGATATTTTCGAGCATCAGAACCAGATCCCGGTGCCCGTCCCCCGCCTCGACCAGCTGACCGGTGCGGTCAGCGCCGACGGCGCCAGGCAGACCGATCAGCTGATGCATGCTGCTGCGGTCCCGCATCTGACCCATATCGATGCGCACAAAAGGCAGCTCCATCGCGCTGGCGAAGGCCCGTGCGACCCGCGTCGGCGCGGCAGCCGCTGGCCCTGCCAGCAGCATGGAGGAGACCGGGCCGCTGACGTCCAGGTTCAGCACCGCGGCGCGGGCCTCTTCAGAGATCTCTGCGATCGCCGCTTTCTGATCCGAGAGACGATCATGGATCGAGGCTTCAAGGCGGGTGAGCCGGAAGATTTCATCCTCCGACGGCATCTTCGGCCGCCGCAGTCCGAGACGGTCCGCCGCTTCACGCACATGCTCGATGGTCAGCAGCGCTTCCTCGGAGGCATGCCTGCCTGCGGCTTCCTCAACGGCGACCACGCAGGCCGTATCGAGGAGGTCGAACGCTTTGTCAGGGAACCTGCGCTCCGGCTGATAGAGATCGGTGATCCGGCAGATTTCCTCCACAACCCCCTCGGTATCCTCGAGATCGTGGTGGCTCAGATATGACCATGCCGCGCCGCCAAGAATCTCGATGGCCTCTTCCCGGGTCGGCTCTTTGATCTGCATGGTGTCGAACCTGCGCATCAGCGCGGCGTCCTGGCGCAGTTCACGCATTTCGGCCGGTGTCGTGGCTCCGATCACGGTGATTTCGCCGCGGCCAAGCGCGGTCTTCAGCATGTTGGCGCCATCCATGCCGCGCCCATAGGTCGAGCCCGATCCGACCACCATGTGGAACTCATCCACGAACAGGATGGCCTTCTCATCGCGCAGGCGGGCGATCAGGATTTTCATGCGCTCCTCGAAATCGCCCCGGAACTTGGTGCCCGCAACAAGGTCCTGCAGCGCAAGCTCGTAAAAGGGGCGCCCTGCAAGCTTCTTGTCGGTAGCCGCCGAACGCAGCCGCAGCGCCAGTCCTTCCGCGATCGCGGTCTTGCCCACCCCGGCTTCGCCGGACAGGATGATGCTCGACTTCCGGCGGCGGCGCAGAACGGAGATGATCCGGTCGATCTCCTCGTCCCGGCCGACAACCGGATCGATGTCGCCGCGGGCCGCCTTTGCGCCCAGGTCCAGCAGACATGCATCGACATCCTTGCCGACGTCCGCCTCGCTCCGGCCGGCGCGGCGGCCGGCGGAGTTGTTGCTCTGAGGCTTTTCTGCCGCTTTCTCCGCCCGATGCTTGTTCACGAGATCCGCCAGCGGCGGATTGGCATCCTTCTCCTCGCCGAACAGCATGGCGTCGTCAAAGTCTTCGAGGCTCTTATCAAGGAGCGCCGTATCGCGCTGCTGCGCACTCTCAGCCGCCTCCGCATTCCGGGAAGCAATGTAGTCATAATCGGACTGATAAAAGTCCACATCCTCTGCATCCAGCAGCAGCGAACCGGCGCCGCAGTCCTGAAGGGCAGATTCAGCGATCATGGAGCCGAGTGCCGCACGCACCACCTTGAGGTAGAAGTCGGCCAGGGCCGTTTCCGGCTCATCCGCATCGGGGCCTTTGAAATCCTCTCCCATCAGAGCAACGAGCTTGTTCATTTCAGCCGACAGCTCGAGGCTGGGCGAAGCGGAGCTGAACTGATGGTGCTCCCGGAAAGAGCGGGCCAGAGACCCGCGGCACGCGTCGACGTCGCCGCCTGCGCTCTGGATCAAAGCCCCGAAGCCGGGCTCATCAAGAAGCTCATGCATCAGATGCTCAACGCCAAACAGCCTGAACTGAAACCGCCGCGCCAGGTCAGCCGCTGCCGAGAATATGCCCGCTTGCAAGGGGAAGCGGCGCAGATCAGGAAACCGGGGATCCGTTCCGTCAAAAGCAACGGCGCTGGAAACATCTTGCATGACAACCTCTTCCTTCAAAAACTTTTGCAATCTGGGTGCCGCCACGGAAGCAATGACGGTGTTCGCGGATATTTACCTGAGAGGCATGCGAGAATCTATAGCATAACCACCACTGGAAGAAAATTTATTTCGATTATTCGCACTTGTCAAATGTGTGAATTTGTACATCCGATCCACAAAAGCCATGCCGGCAGCCGAATCCGCACTCCGGCTTGGCAGAACGGCCATCCGGAGGGCTGCGCGCCTCACCGCAAAGGTTTAACGCATGCCATAGGCGCTTCGCCCGGAGAGAACATCAAGGTAAGGATCCAGAGCTTCTCCGATGCTCTGGGGATCGGCGTCAATATCGCGCAGCGCCCTCAAGAGCGCCTCACCCGCGCCGTCGCCCATCTCATCCGGGTCGAGGTCATCTGCATCAAAGATATGTGTTGCTCCGCCGCGGGAGCGATCAGCCAATGCGTCAGCAATAGCCATTTCCGGCAGCAGAACCGGCCAGCCGGTTTCAGAGTGCCCCATGGGGCAGCACCAGTTCAGCAGCATGTCGAAATGCTCCGGCCCCCGGCAGCGGATGCGCGCCCCTGTCAGCACCGCCGTTGTCCGCCCACGGACCAGGATCTCCGGCATTCGCTGGATTTGGGTCGTCCATCCGGCATCCGCAACAGCAGATGAGCCGCCGACGATGAAATCGCACCCAAGGTGATTGCGCATGGAGTGTCTGCTCAGAAGCTGCATCCCACGGACTCTCCTGCATCTCCTGGCGCTGCCTCAAGCGCCATTTCTGAAACCATGCCCTGACCGATCGCAAACTCAGCTTCGAAATCGCCGAACAATTGCCGCAGTCGGCCGGTCTTTTCCAGCTCAGCCATCTCGGCTTCACTGAACCACCGCGCCATATTCTCGCGGTACCCCTCGAAGTCAACACGCCCCTCCGTCACCAGGTCCCGCGCAAGCCCCTGGTGGATCTCTTGAGCCGTGCGGCCGTAGATCCCCATCGTCGCGCTGAGCGCATCTTCGCGGTCATCGTCCGGGCTGACCAGCGGATGGAGGAAGCCCAGATCGTGAATATCGCGATGCTTCAATGCCGGCCGCTGCGCCATTGCAACGATTTTGTCTGCCCAGATCGATCGCGGAGTTGCGGCAAGCAGCTCGCTGCGGGAAACGGTGCCGCCCATCTCCGGCCGCGTGACTTCTGCAGAATATGCAGCAATGCGTTCTGGCGGGCAGATGTAAAATTCGACTTTCACTTTCACTGCACCAAGGTAGCCCGGATGCTCCCAGCGGATCTGCAGACGATCGACATCCCCCATTTTCGGCTGCGGGTTCGTCATCTTGCTGGTCAGCGAGACGCTTGAGCCAGGCATGATCAGAGAAGAACGCAGCTGCAGGGCAGCCTCGATATTCGCAGACCTTGACATGAGTTTTCGCACAGTTTCCGGCGCCCCCATGAAGTCCAGGTCTTCCGACCACCTGGGAGATCCATGGATGATCGAAAGAGATGTTCCCCCATGGAAAACGAGATTGGCGCCCAGCTCGTCAGTCTTCATGTAGTGGCCGATTTCCTCCAGCGCCCGCAACTGCAACTCCTTGGAGATGCGGATTTTCATATCGCTGGTCAGAGGCTTCCGGTTCAGCCTGATCATCTTGTCGACCACTTTGCTCGTCCTTTTTCTGTTTTTCTTCGCCTCTCCGGGCGATACCTGCCTGCCGGCCAACCGGCGGCATCATAGAATGGCGCTGCGCCGCGCCGCATCACATGCCGGGGCCTTCAGCGCCCTCCTCAAGGTCAGCCATCCGGTCACTCAAAACGAAGATGTGGTCCGTCAGCGCGGCAAAATCCACGTCCTCCTCCTGAAGGTCCAGCATCGCAAGAACGCGCTCGCGCGTATTGATGACCGGATCATCCGTCCGGTCTTCATAGTTGCGCCCCGGCCGCAGATTGTCTCCGGTCACGCCCGCATCCCGCATGATCTCGGCGATTGCATCGTTGAGGTCCTCTGCGATCTCCAGCTCACCCGCCTGGCGAAGCTGTTCAGCTGAGGTTCCGAAGGCGGGAAGGATCTTGTGAACGATATCATCAACCCGCTCATCAAATTGTCTCTCCGCATGACTGCTCATTTTCAGGGCTCCATTTCCGAATTGCTGTTCAAACCTGCGGAGGGATGCACAAAGGCGATCGCCTCCTCCACCGCATCGCGGCTGTCTTCCTCCACCCAGTAGATCTCCCCGGGCTCACCGTCATTTACAGCCGAGAAGGCGTAATCCGTGTCCTCATCGTAGCCCCAGCTCTGGATCTGCAGATCCGGAAACCGCTTAGCCAGCGCTTCGATGAATGCATGCGGAGAGGCGTTGACCGTGTCGAAGCGGACGGTAAAGCCGCCCTCTTCGGTGATCAGAAAAAGGGCGTCGTCAGCGTGCGCCCGGGTCCCCCAATGCTTCTCATGCCAGGCGGCCGGGTTGGAGTATCCGGTGGCATCAACGCTTCTGGCGAGAGCCTCGCCCGCCTCAAGAATGCCCGGGTGGTCCTGTTCCGCTTTGCGGCGGGCCTCATCATATGGCAGTCCGCCATAACCGTGGCGCTCCAGCACGCTGATCCTTGTCCGGGAGAACTCCGGCGGCATCAGATGCTCGAACGGATCCTCATGAGAGGTCAGGGCAATGTAGTCGACATCGCTTGAAGAGAGCGCCAGGGCAAGATCGCTCCGCCCCAGGAGCCGCTGAGGGACAGCTGCCGTGATATCCAAAAGCGGGACAACCCCCGCAAAAGTCAAAGGGCACCAGGCTCCGTATCCCGGCTCCCCAGCCCGAACCATCTTCAGCGCCTCATCAGCGGAGCGCCCAGTCAGGATGCTGGCGAGCCGCCCGAGATCCTCTTCAGAAATGGCCCCGCTGGATGCCGAAAGAGAAATGCGATTTGTAACCAGATTCCCCATTTTCAGAACTCGGCCCCGGCAGGCCCGTAATCTTTCTGCCGAACCGTTGCAGGGAATTCCTCCCGAAGGCGGCGGGCCAGGCTGTCAATCTGGTCTGAGCAATCCAGAGAGCGCGCATGGCGCAGAATGGTCCGATGCAGATCTCCGGCGTCCTGCCCCTCATCGATCTCGATGTCTTCCGCAAGATCAGCCAGCTCCAGCCGAGGCAGGCCAACGGATGCGCCCGGAATGCTCTCCAGTTCGTGCTGCAGGGCACGTACCACATTGGGATTTCCCGCATCGCAAATCTTGCGGGCCAGGACGGATGCAAGATCGATCCGGTCAGCAGGAGGCAGCGCCAGAATGGCTTCAGCTTCGCCCAGCTCCATTTCCCAAGAGCCGCGAAGGGGAAGCTGGTATCCGGTCCGGGTCCGCTCATCCTGGATGTCAAAGGCTGAAAACGCCTCCAGGGGCGCCCCGGCCGACACCATCATCAAGAGCCCCTCACCATTGAGGGTGCGCCCGCTTTCCACCCGAAAGCCCTCCAACCCGCGGCTGGCCAGCGCAGCCTCTGCAGCACGCGCCTCACCGGGAAGGTCGAAGATCATGAAACTGGGCCGTCCAGCACCTTCGAGCTCACCGCGCAAATCAGCGATATTGCCCCCATGCACCAGCAGCTGCTCAGCGCCAGGTTCCAGCGAATACCCTGCCGGCAGGCCCTGGGCCTCGTTGCCCGGTTTGAGCCAAAGGGGGATCATGTCTGCGGTTCGGGTCAATGCGGTCACCTGCGCTCTCCTGCTTTCTGATAGCCTAATGTTTTTTCGCGAAAATTCACGACAATCATTGCAAGCCGCATGCGGCCTTAGAAGCAGGAACGGCTGCCAATTCCGCCCCAGTATCTCCGGATAGGATTTTCAGCGCAATACTTTTTCGCATAACGAAAAACGCCGCCCGAAAGGGCGGCGTCTGTTTGTCAGGTCCCGGAGGAATTACATGCCGCCCGGAGCCATGTCGGCTTCCGGCGCCTCGAAGGAAGCGAACTGCACCTTGGCACCCTTTTCGATGCCGGCGACGTCCGGGAAGCGCTCCTGCAGCGCAGCCGCGGCTTCGTCGGTTTCCAGTTCCCAGGCGCGGCCCAGCTTGGTGACGGTGACGTCGGCACCGCCGGCGGTCACGGTGCCGCCTTCGGCAACGGAGCCTTCGATGACCGGGACGCGGGTCTTGTCGCGCTCGATCGCAGCCGCGCGGGCTTCTTCGGCCTTCGCAGCTTTTTCTTCTTCGGTCAGCTCTTTTTTCGGAGCGCTGGCGCCCTTGGCCGCCTTCAGCTCATCTTCGCGGGCCTTGCGGCCTTCTTTGCCGAGCGCGATGTCGCGGCGCGCCGCTTCGCGGATCTTGGGCTCGACTTCTGCCATCTTGGAGGTCTCGATCTCCCACTGGGAGCCCTTCCAGATGCCGCCGGCTTCCTTGATCGCGGCCTGCGCATCACGGTAGTTGAACGGCGTGAAGATGTAGGTTTTCGAGGGGTCCTTGGAGCCCGCAGTGAAGCCGATGTTGTCTTCCAGTTTCTTTTTCTCGTCAGCCATAATGTCCTCCGTGGGTGGGCTGTTCAGGTTGATCGTCTGCCTACAAGGGTAGGAATCAGGCGTGAAAATTGAAATACCTTTTTCGCATTTCAGGGCCCGGCCGGTGCAGTTTCCTCCGCCTCAACAGCTTCCGGCGCGGGCTGCGGGCGCTTAGAGCGTTCGATAAGGATCGCTGCCGCTTTTGGGTTCATCGCAGCAACCAGGTCGCGGGCGCCTTTTTCCCGGAAAATAACCTCTGGAGAGGGAGATTTCCCGAATTGGCCGCCCATGATGTAGCGCCACTCTTCCCAGGCGGCTTGCCGCCTCTCAGGAGACTGCCACTCCATGCCGATGACACCTTTCCAGGTGACATTGAGCGCCGCGTCTGAGTTGAAACCGGATCCGCCGGCCAGCTTCCATTCCTGGATTTCATTGAAATTGATCCAGAGGTCACCGTCTTTGAGCTTTTTGAACCACTCGGCTTCCGCATCCTTGCACTCTTGCGGCGGGACGGCATTCGACATGGCCCGGTGCTGAGTGATGGAGAAGTTCCGGCAGGCCTGCCCCACGGTTTCTCCTTTGACCGGGCTGAGCTCGATCGTGGAATAGCTCTTGGAGGCATCCGCATTCTGAACAGAGAAGATGAAACAGCCCGCTTTCTGCGCCTTGCCGAGATACGCCCGGCCCACGCAGTGCTTGAGGCGGGAAGATTCCCTGCGCATCATCTCAAAGCTCGTCAGATTGCGGATGACCAGCCCATTGCTGGCCTGGAATGCATCCATCAGGCGGGGGAAGCTGTCTGCCCCATAGTGAGCAAATTGCCCCTCTGGCAGAATGTCGTCCTCCGTTTCATAGCCGGTTGCCTCGATGAGAGTTGGGATCCTGGAGGCATACCGGCGCGCCATCTCCAGCAGTGAGCCAGCGGTGTTCTTCGTCTGGCCGGTGCAGATGGCAGTTGCAACCTTGGTGGCCCAGGAGAAGAACTCGTTTGAGACCTCCGGCACCGCCTCGCCTGTTCCATCGATGGAATTCAGCGCGGTTGGCAGCACAGCCGTTCGGGAAAAATCCTCGATCGCCTCGATCGCATCAATGGTCGACAGAGCAATGGCCCGGCGGTCAAAATCGGCCGGATCGAAGTCTGCGGCCTTGGCCAGGGTTGCGTGGAAAGCTTTCCAATCCCCCTTACAGGCTGCGAGTGTCTTGGACACAGGAATGCCGAGGGCATTTTCCAGCGGGATTGCACATCCCGCGAGCACATCATGATAAATCAGCCAGGACGCATCATCCTGCGGCATCCGGTCAGGCGGCAGTTCAGAAAGATGCTTGAGGGCGACATCCAGGCTGACAGTGCCGGATACCGTGAAGCGCCGCAGCCGGTTCACGCCGAGCGCATCCTCGCCCCTGGTTTCCTCACCTGCCTCAAAGAGCCGCCCTACAGGCAGCCCTTTCGAGAGCTTGCCCAAACGCTTCAGTGCCGCTTTGCTGAGGTGTGTCCGCTTGATAAGCAATGGCTGCAGGGACTCGCGGTTGTCGACGGCCCGGGCGAGGAGAGGATTGTCCGCGATCATCCCGGCAAGCACCGGAAAGGAGGCCGCGGCCTGGGCCCGGTCACGCGCAGTTTCACCTGTTGCGGAAGCGTACCAGTGAACCGCACGCGAGCTCGGGCGCTCCACCGCTGAAAGCGCTTTGCGGGCGGCCTCGATATCACCAGCGCTGCCGGACGGAATGTGACCAAAGACCTGAGCGATCGCCTTGCGCACCGCGAGAACCTGAAAGCCGGAAATCGGGGCGCCGACCTGATGGGAGGAGGTCCGGATGGGCGTATAGATGCCGCCGGTATTCTTCATGAAGCGGTTGCTCACCAGCCAGTCGGCCTGCTCCGAAGTCAGGTCGACGCTTTCATCTTCGGACACCTCAGGCGCGGCTTCGCTTTCGGACTTGCCGGGTCCAGCCAGGAAACTCTCCCACTCGCTGAGCTGCTCCCGCATGGACATGGCCTGTTTCTGGCCAA is a window encoding:
- a CDS encoding PcfJ domain-containing protein, which translates into the protein MQLQTEFRPRDDGADIYMAGSGKDPSWMILRWQSETGRLSGYAASPAHGGLPTVRPVALEHAAITPETVGSMALWTFIASSNLRGTVIGQKQAMSMREQLSEWESFLAGPGKSESEAAPEVSEDESVDLTSEQADWLVSNRFMKNTGGIYTPIRTSSHQVGAPISGFQVLAVRKAIAQVFGHIPSGSAGDIEAARKALSAVERPSSRAVHWYASATGETARDRAQAAASFPVLAGMIADNPLLARAVDNRESLQPLLIKRTHLSKAALKRLGKLSKGLPVGRLFEAGEETRGEDALGVNRLRRFTVSGTVSLDVALKHLSELPPDRMPQDDASWLIYHDVLAGCAIPLENALGIPVSKTLAACKGDWKAFHATLAKAADFDPADFDRRAIALSTIDAIEAIEDFSRTAVLPTALNSIDGTGEAVPEVSNEFFSWATKVATAICTGQTKNTAGSLLEMARRYASRIPTLIEATGYETEDDILPEGQFAHYGADSFPRLMDAFQASNGLVIRNLTSFEMMRRESSRLKHCVGRAYLGKAQKAGCFIFSVQNADASKSYSTIELSPVKGETVGQACRNFSITQHRAMSNAVPPQECKDAEAEWFKKLKDGDLWINFNEIQEWKLAGGSGFNSDAALNVTWKGVIGMEWQSPERRQAAWEEWRYIMGGQFGKSPSPEVIFREKGARDLVAAMNPKAAAILIERSKRPQPAPEAVEAEETAPAGP
- a CDS encoding DUF1523 family protein, which translates into the protein MKKILKWGARLVFAAAAGVFLHYTLPQHDIVQVVGTENRRIDFGENSMFWASPDSGTEKRSNRDVFFIQTKMANGATMVYRNEDTGWDWPPYFKFDSQNLQAEAAGAVSPNSDPQYYAITHYGWRIKWFSIFPNAVALKPVAGPDAYVVPWVSAAILTMLAAASLGVLAVARRFKRRFIQPKLDEARELAGDGIEGLSAAGDAVAGQARKSLFSFSRWLDTFKGKPRH
- a CDS encoding nucleotidyl transferase AbiEii/AbiGii toxin family protein produces the protein MVDKMIRLNRKPLTSDMKIRISKELQLRALEEIGHYMKTDELGANLVFHGGTSLSIIHGSPRWSEDLDFMGAPETVRKLMSRSANIEAALQLRSSLIMPGSSVSLTSKMTNPQPKMGDVDRLQIRWEHPGYLGAVKVKVEFYICPPERIAAYSAEVTRPEMGGTVSRSELLAATPRSIWADKIVAMAQRPALKHRDIHDLGFLHPLVSPDDDREDALSATMGIYGRTAQEIHQGLARDLVTEGRVDFEGYRENMARWFSEAEMAELEKTGRLRQLFGDFEAEFAIGQGMVSEMALEAAPGDAGESVGCSF
- a CDS encoding AAA family ATPase, encoding MQDVSSAVAFDGTDPRFPDLRRFPLQAGIFSAAADLARRFQFRLFGVEHLMHELLDEPGFGALIQSAGGDVDACRGSLARSFREHHQFSSASPSLELSAEMNKLVALMGEDFKGPDADEPETALADFYLKVVRAALGSMIAESALQDCGAGSLLLDAEDVDFYQSDYDYIASRNAEAAESAQQRDTALLDKSLEDFDDAMLFGEEKDANPPLADLVNKHRAEKAAEKPQSNNSAGRRAGRSEADVGKDVDACLLDLGAKAARGDIDPVVGRDEEIDRIISVLRRRRKSSIILSGEAGVGKTAIAEGLALRLRSAATDKKLAGRPFYELALQDLVAGTKFRGDFEERMKILIARLRDEKAILFVDEFHMVVGSGSTYGRGMDGANMLKTALGRGEITVIGATTPAEMRELRQDAALMRRFDTMQIKEPTREEAIEILGGAAWSYLSHHDLEDTEGVVEEICRITDLYQPERRFPDKAFDLLDTACVVAVEEAAGRHASEEALLTIEHVREAADRLGLRRPKMPSEDEIFRLTRLEASIHDRLSDQKAAIAEISEEARAAVLNLDVSGPVSSMLLAGPAAAAPTRVARAFASAMELPFVRIDMGQMRDRSSMHQLIGLPGAVGADRTGQLVEAGDGHRDLVLMLENIERSDQAVQELVSEVLKTGMFRAADGRLVSLRGAWIFMSCICDPAGSRQALGFAREREENEDLRSLLDAGLLAAARRVIRLAQPSQGLGHALASAEFAQLAATFREMGFAVVMDKAAMDVLAAQGAAKAIRAAVQGRIRNLVVSEIWKKRTGDGIRIGLDPAGDGFAIR
- a CDS encoding DUF6638 family protein, with amino-acid sequence MIRLIERGLMFGNLVRVESPVQVARYNRALKQLTGLQTALTDFHIDISGYSPEIGDELNDRRYLNHNGCNRQFILLTVEQKSAPLLNAHFSTNREILKRFIEANEAALASLTARDAFAGEMENSVFSIDTTEHLLNHRQVVVCGDTTSNHIAAADQLKGKIARFETERDAWRDDVLIAEIVELARQTGDITRHPLSLKECEFETPDYWTSHLGGAYVFASLAEPVIIACDPARLNCDRSAEVIPLEHRNRLASFLEQNGLVENLFAAPREKAIRILRQKMDFILIGMAAETGQFTGGVSRREINALPRILGDALPCSYRALQDVMHWAEHGGSWPFIESTHPAYFYMLRAAPGPNRDLVNMLLSELCPRDVQKMYIFHKEMFYGAYRGWTDAKKEFVSDFLARSYAMNKSGVREELFGPGNQEAISSEAAQ